A genome region from Microcoleus sp. FACHB-831 includes the following:
- a CDS encoding amidase family protein, translated as MVVSIPIKKTIVALASQTLALVFLPGIASAASFRPEEATVGSIESALGSGTSCTSITQAYLNRIQAYDDQGPALNAIISINPNALAIAADLDARYAQSGPVGSLHCVPIILKDNYETFDMPTTAGALALEGYETGQDAFQVARLRESGGLILAKSNLSEFAFSFTTVSSLGGTTLNPYDLARNAGGSSGGTGAAIAANFGVIGMGTDTGGSIRVPSSFNSLVGIRPTIGLSSRDGIIPLALTQDVGGPMTRSVADAAIALEITAGFDPNDSVTDNEKAPVKYTDFLNPNGLQGARIGVVRDLFGLDSNPESIKTTTVINSAIDAIKALGAKVVEVTIPNLAQILEFPSLSNFEFKRDLNTFLAERPVPPSGVTSLGDIIDSGLYLKDFEASYIARNNRMPPELDPEYLKIITERPTLTQTSLLAALEGLDALIYPSVASPPNIFNQPLASGAANRLSPFSGFPAITVPAGFTEDDLPVGLEFLGRAYDEATLIKLAYSFEQGTLFRRPPASTPPLESKAVPEPRTLAALSLFGFIATGLKRKQRQKVGNNC; from the coding sequence ATGGTGGTATCTATACCTATTAAAAAGACAATTGTTGCGCTTGCTTCGCAAACCCTGGCTTTGGTGTTTCTACCGGGTATCGCTAGTGCAGCGTCTTTCCGTCCAGAGGAAGCAACTGTGGGTAGTATTGAGTCTGCGTTAGGCTCTGGCACAAGTTGTACCAGCATTACGCAAGCTTACTTGAATCGTATCCAAGCTTATGATGATCAGGGTCCTGCTCTAAATGCAATTATCAGTATTAATCCTAATGCTCTGGCGATCGCTGCTGATCTAGATGCCAGATATGCTCAGTCGGGACCCGTGGGTTCATTGCACTGTGTTCCTATTATTCTCAAAGACAACTATGAAACGTTTGATATGCCTACAACAGCCGGAGCACTGGCACTAGAAGGCTATGAGACGGGACAGGATGCGTTCCAAGTTGCTCGATTGAGAGAATCTGGTGGATTGATTCTTGCCAAATCAAACTTATCTGAATTCGCTTTTTCCTTTACTACAGTTAGTTCATTAGGAGGTACAACCCTCAATCCCTATGACCTTGCCAGGAATGCGGGAGGGTCTAGTGGTGGTACAGGAGCGGCGATCGCTGCTAACTTTGGTGTAATTGGGATGGGGACTGACACAGGAGGTTCCATTCGTGTGCCATCTTCATTCAATAGCCTGGTTGGAATTAGACCAACCATCGGGCTTTCTAGCCGTGATGGGATTATTCCGTTAGCCCTAACTCAAGATGTGGGTGGTCCTATGACCCGCAGCGTTGCAGATGCGGCGATCGCTCTGGAAATCACGGCAGGGTTTGACCCTAATGATTCGGTAACTGACAACGAGAAAGCACCCGTCAAATACACGGATTTTCTTAACCCAAATGGTCTTCAAGGTGCTCGGATTGGCGTGGTTCGCGATCTCTTTGGCTTAGATTCCAATCCTGAAAGTATTAAAACAACAACTGTCATTAACTCAGCAATTGATGCGATTAAAGCATTGGGGGCAAAAGTTGTAGAGGTTACAATCCCCAATCTGGCTCAAATACTGGAGTTTCCCAGCTTGAGTAATTTTGAATTCAAACGGGATCTCAATACCTTTTTAGCAGAACGACCAGTACCTCCATCAGGCGTGACAAGTTTAGGGGACATTATTGATAGTGGATTATATCTGAAAGACTTTGAGGCATCCTACATTGCTAGAAACAATCGGATGCCGCCTGAACTCGATCCTGAATACTTGAAAATTATTACAGAACGTCCGACCTTGACACAAACTTCATTGTTAGCTGCACTGGAGGGCTTAGATGCTCTGATTTATCCATCTGTTGCTAGCCCACCTAATATTTTTAATCAGCCGCTAGCATCCGGTGCTGCCAATCGTTTGAGTCCATTTTCCGGCTTTCCGGCAATTACGGTTCCTGCTGGATTTACGGAAGATGACCTGCCTGTCGGTCTGGAGTTTTTAGGGAGAGCCTACGATGAGGCAACACTCATCAAGCTAGCATACAGCTTTGAACAAGGCACCTTATTCCGCCGCCCTCCTGCCAGTACCCCACCACTAGAAAGTAAAGCAGTTCCTGAGCCGAGAACCCTTGCCGCTCTGAGCTTGTTTGGTTTTATAGCAACAGGACTGAAGCGCAAGCAACGCCAGAAGGTTGGCAATAACTGCTAA
- a CDS encoding amidase family protein, which translates to MLKSIRHTAVVAIAAPTTFLCFVAEAVNAAVFRLEEASIAKINQAFDSGALTSEELVQLYLNRIATYDDAGPMINSVLALNPNALETARELDIERQLYGARSPLHGIPILLKDNHDTSGIPTTGGSDALRGSLPPDDAYVVQKFREAGAIILGKAEMDEFAISGSGYSSIGGATLNPYNFNRSTGGSSGGTGAAIAANFAVFGTGSDTGGSIRTPCSFQALACIRPTRGLVSLDGIIPFVLSRDMIGPMARNLTDAATALSVMVEFDPNNPSFQTPIAAPDVELDKFYTDYTQFLDKGALKGSRLGVLRNYLGIDNGIDPEITQITEDALDLMRGLGATTVDVAFDTDFLALTSSLYGTAIPVEQEKYLEEYLATLDSEYPKTIEELIAVLETPEIAESDTPSIVLGTLRQSATTLGITDPNYVNVAEFLTPFVRNTLLDTLNSLDLDAFVFPTLNTFARPLRGTIDPTFESFPGSPPARPVELSSSTGFPDITVPAGFGSTNLPVTLSFTGRPYDESTLLGLAYAFEQATMERRPSLLVPALPGEVIEYESVPEPGLVPALLLLGSSMLSIQVARRRNQKTQVEAVLPGLVTKTALVNVHSETVTRSVDV; encoded by the coding sequence GTGTTAAAAAGTATTAGACATACTGCTGTAGTGGCGATCGCCGCCCCAACCACGTTTCTGTGTTTTGTTGCTGAAGCCGTTAATGCCGCAGTCTTTAGGCTAGAAGAAGCCTCGATTGCTAAAATTAATCAAGCCTTTGATTCCGGTGCGTTAACCTCCGAAGAATTAGTTCAGCTTTATCTCAACCGCATTGCCACCTATGATGATGCAGGCCCGATGATTAACTCGGTTCTTGCCCTCAACCCCAACGCTTTAGAAACTGCCCGAGAATTGGATATTGAACGCCAATTGTATGGCGCACGTAGCCCTCTGCATGGTATTCCAATCTTGCTCAAAGATAATCACGATACCTCTGGCATTCCCACCACAGGTGGTTCAGATGCCCTAAGGGGTTCACTACCGCCAGATGATGCCTATGTAGTTCAAAAGTTTCGTGAGGCAGGAGCTATCATTCTGGGCAAAGCCGAAATGGATGAATTTGCTATTTCTGGCTCCGGCTATAGCTCCATTGGTGGTGCAACCTTGAATCCTTACAATTTCAATCGCTCAACAGGTGGTTCTAGTGGCGGCACTGGAGCAGCAATCGCTGCTAACTTTGCGGTATTTGGCACGGGCAGTGACACAGGTGGCTCAATTCGTACCCCTTGCTCTTTTCAAGCTTTAGCCTGCATCCGGCCAACTCGCGGATTAGTAAGCTTGGATGGCATCATTCCATTTGTGTTGTCGAGAGACATGATTGGTCCGATGGCGCGGAATTTAACTGATGCTGCCACAGCATTGAGCGTAATGGTTGAATTTGATCCTAACAACCCCAGCTTTCAAACGCCTATTGCTGCCCCTGATGTTGAACTGGATAAATTCTACACAGACTACACACAGTTTCTTGATAAAGGTGCCCTCAAAGGATCTCGCCTTGGTGTTTTACGCAATTATTTGGGCATTGACAATGGCATTGATCCAGAAATTACGCAGATTACAGAAGATGCGTTGGATCTGATGCGGGGATTGGGCGCAACAACTGTGGACGTTGCATTTGATACTGATTTCTTGGCGCTCACCAGCAGCCTTTATGGCACAGCAATTCCTGTTGAACAAGAAAAATACCTGGAGGAATATTTAGCTACCCTCGACTCTGAATATCCCAAAACCATTGAAGAACTCATTGCAGTGCTGGAGACTCCAGAAATTGCTGAGTCTGACACCCCTTCTATCGTACTTGGCACCCTAAGGCAATCAGCAACTACGCTAGGTATTACCGATCCAAATTATGTCAATGTGGCGGAATTTTTGACTCCTTTTGTCAGAAATACGCTACTGGACACCTTAAATTCTCTGGATCTGGATGCTTTTGTTTTTCCTACGTTGAATACGTTTGCTCGTCCGTTGCGCGGAACCATTGATCCAACCTTCGAGAGTTTCCCTGGATCTCCTCCAGCTCGTCCGGTTGAACTTTCTAGCTCAACGGGGTTTCCTGATATCACGGTTCCCGCTGGGTTTGGCTCAACTAATTTGCCAGTAACTCTCTCGTTTACGGGACGCCCTTATGATGAGTCCACCTTACTAGGGCTAGCTTATGCATTTGAGCAAGCAACGATGGAGCGCCGTCCATCACTCTTAGTTCCAGCCTTACCAGGTGAGGTAATTGAATATGAGTCTGTCCCTGAACCCGGCTTGGTTCCTGCTTTGCTCCTTTTAGGAAGCAGCATGCTCTCAATTCAGGTAGCGCGGAGGAGAAATCAGAAAACTCAAGTTGAGGCAGTGCTACCCGGTTTGGTAACAAAAACAGCTCTGGTGAATGTTCATTCGGAAACTGTTACGCGTTCTGTGGATGTCTAG
- a CDS encoding amidase has protein sequence MAASVAVMIGVSTSPFAAQAASLRGSSVNVVELTSAQIQLDLAAQKYTVQDLVSSYQERIDKYNPLYNAFTYLNPNALQDAAAADAVLLANNGQIPDGKLLFGVPIVIKDSMNVAGVRTTGGYSGFTSENGGVDMIPLEDSPIVARLKDAGAIILGKTNLPRFARSGSNANTSYLGPTLNSYNIDIVPGGSSTGTATAVSASFAAEGTAEETGGSIQNPAGAQALVGIKPTFGLVPTSGGIPLAGSTRDVFGPNSKTVTDAANFLTVIAGYDPSDPNSAVAIGNIPTEGYAAGLGTTSLQGKRFGLFGTGFKDVELAEETKSLYGNSISILKNLGAEVVEDPFAGTNFNTLGATFTAYGGSNTPYDLTQWLKTLDPAQSPTSVAEFQNITGIDLLAESGPLLGAFTPINGLEESVKQPNVFQTDLVQKFMDGRKTMLSLFQTVLADNKLDGLFFPQQRSEPGLLFDGSYTTTTVPEINLLGTPQVNLPGGYYASGTPFSVAFLGDMFSEASLLNYAYAFEQETRFRKAPKLVPESNPTSALLALGVFSAIVPLRRRKKV, from the coding sequence ATGGCTGCTAGTGTAGCTGTAATGATTGGTGTTTCTACATCACCATTCGCCGCACAGGCGGCTTCGTTGAGAGGGTCATCGGTAAATGTAGTAGAGTTAACGTCAGCTCAGATTCAGTTAGACCTAGCAGCCCAAAAGTATACTGTTCAAGACCTAGTAAGTTCTTACCAGGAACGAATTGACAAGTATAACCCACTCTACAATGCGTTTACTTACCTTAATCCTAATGCGTTGCAAGATGCAGCGGCAGCAGATGCTGTACTCTTGGCTAACAATGGTCAGATCCCAGACGGAAAGTTATTGTTCGGCGTACCGATTGTCATCAAAGATTCGATGAACGTTGCAGGTGTGCGAACAACAGGTGGATATAGTGGTTTTACGAGTGAGAATGGTGGGGTAGATATGATCCCACTGGAAGATTCACCGATCGTCGCGCGGTTGAAAGATGCAGGAGCAATTATTCTTGGAAAGACAAACCTACCAAGGTTTGCGCGAAGCGGATCAAATGCGAACACCAGTTATCTTGGTCCAACACTCAATTCCTACAATATTGATATAGTCCCAGGTGGTAGTAGTACAGGAACTGCAACAGCAGTATCAGCGAGTTTTGCTGCCGAAGGAACAGCTGAAGAAACAGGCGGGTCGATTCAAAATCCGGCAGGTGCCCAAGCCTTAGTTGGGATCAAGCCAACATTTGGGCTGGTTCCTACAAGTGGTGGGATTCCCCTGGCTGGCTCAACCCGTGATGTTTTTGGCCCTAATTCCAAGACAGTGACGGATGCAGCTAACTTTTTAACGGTAATTGCAGGGTATGATCCATCAGACCCAAACTCAGCAGTTGCAATTGGCAACATCCCGACAGAGGGATATGCTGCGGGGTTAGGAACTACATCCTTACAGGGAAAGCGATTTGGGCTTTTTGGTACAGGATTTAAAGATGTGGAACTAGCAGAGGAAACAAAATCTCTGTATGGTAACTCTATTTCAATCCTAAAGAATTTGGGAGCAGAGGTCGTAGAAGATCCGTTTGCAGGGACGAATTTCAATACTCTAGGTGCAACTTTTACCGCATATGGTGGCTCGAATACACCCTATGATTTGACGCAATGGTTGAAGACACTCGATCCAGCCCAGTCGCCCACGTCTGTAGCAGAATTTCAGAACATAACAGGGATTGATCTCCTAGCTGAAAGTGGACCGTTACTTGGAGCATTTACACCAATAAATGGTCTTGAAGAGTCAGTGAAACAGCCTAACGTTTTTCAGACTGATCTGGTGCAAAAGTTTATGGACGGACGGAAAACGATGCTGTCCCTATTCCAAACAGTACTAGCGGATAATAAGCTAGACGGGCTGTTCTTCCCACAACAGAGAAGTGAACCGGGACTATTGTTCGATGGGTCATACACTACTACCACCGTGCCAGAGATTAATTTGCTAGGAACACCCCAAGTGAATTTGCCTGGCGGATACTACGCTTCTGGAACTCCGTTTAGCGTAGCGTTTCTAGGGGATATGTTCAGCGAGGCAAGCTTGCTCAACTATGCTTATGCATTTGAACAGGAGACGAGATTCCGGAAGGCACCCAAATTAGTTCCCGAATCTAACCCTACTTCTGCCCTTCTAGCCCTCGGTGTCTTCAGTGCCATCGTTCCTTTACGTCGTCGCAAGAAGGTTTGA